From a region of the Carassius auratus strain Wakin chromosome 31, ASM336829v1, whole genome shotgun sequence genome:
- the LOC113050826 gene encoding small ubiquitin-related modifier 3-like: MSEDKPKEGVKTENDHINLKVAGQDGSVVQFKIKRHTPLSKLMKAYCERQGLSIRQIRFRFDGQPINETDTPAQLEMEDEDTIDVFQQQTGGFC, encoded by the exons ATGTCCGAAGACAAGCCAAAG GAGGGAGTGAAAACTGAGAACGACCACATCAATCTGAAGGTGGCGGGACAGGATGGCTCAGTGGTCCAGTTCAAAATTAAAAGGCACACACCACTCAGCAAATTAATGAAAGCGTACTGTGAAAGACAG GGTTTGTCGATAAGACAGATTAGATTTAGATTTGACGGGCAACCAATTAACGAGACAGACACACCGGCGCAG TTGGAGATGGAGGATGAAGACACGATTGACGTATTTCAGCAACAAACTGGCGGCTTCTGCTAA
- the LOC113050825 gene encoding pituitary tumor-transforming gene 1 protein-interacting protein-like — translation MKEVSALRFQRKIFADKIDYQQRSPFYLGIRSFKKENMNVIPLVLLLFGLSSTLAQNTISPNTTTQTTQSTTTSKAPTTTPHPSCESKTGTNCDECLAYVDCLWCISTKTCVTYPAKNILPPSSLCPLNDARWGLCTINFQILIITLSVAAAVLIIGFLLCIFCCCKCENIGSGRFQNRMNRQTDKTKTKQEQRKAELKIRHDEIRQKYGLSRASPYARFDNPS, via the exons ATGAAAGAAGTGTCTGCGCTGAGGTTTCAAAGGAAGATATTTGCTGACAAAATTGATTACCAACAGAGGAGTCCGTTTTATTTAGGTATTCGTTCATTTAAAAAAGAGAACATGAATGTAATTCCTCTCGTCCTGCTTCTCTTTGGTTTGAGCTCAACGCTGGCACAGAATACAATATCTCCAAATACTACAACACAGACTACACAATCTACAACTACGAGCAAAGCACCGACTACAACACCACATCCAA GTTGCGAGAGCAAGACTGGTACAAACTGTGATGAATGCTTGGCTTATGTGGAT TGTCTGTGGTGCATTTCAACTAAAACGTGTGTAACATACCCAGCCAAAAACATCCTGCCCCCCAGTTCCCTCTGCCCACTGAATGATGCTAGATGGGGCCTTTGCACAA tAAACTTCCAGATTTTGATCATTACGTTGTCAGTGGCTGCAGCGGTGCTCATCATTGGTTTTTTGCTGTGTATTTTCTGCTGCTGCAAGTGTGAGAATATTGG ATCTGGTCGATTTCAAAACAGGATGAACCGGCAAacagacaagacaaaaacaaaacaagagcagAG AAAAGCTGAGTTGAAGATTAGACATGATGAGATCCGACAGAAATATG GTCTCAGCAGGGCAAGTCCGTATGCCAGATTTGACAATCCAAGCTAA